From Procambarus clarkii isolate CNS0578487 chromosome 49, FALCON_Pclarkii_2.0, whole genome shotgun sequence, a single genomic window includes:
- the LOC138351266 gene encoding putative golgin subfamily A member 6-like protein 19 has translation MCDPVGRMCDSVGRMCDPVSRMCDPVGRMCDPVGQMCDSVGQMCDSVGRMCDPVGRMCDPVGQMCDPVSRMCDSVGQMCDSVGRMCDPVGRMCDPVGRMCDPVGRMCDPVGRMCDPVSRMCDPVGRMCDSVGRMCDPVGRMCDPVGLTFDSPGLELKS, from the coding sequence ATGTGTGACCCGGTGGGCCGGATGTGTGACTCAGTGGGCCGGATGTGTGACCCGGTGAGCCGGATGTGTGACCCGGTGGGCCGGATGTGTGACCCGGTGGGCCAGATGTGTGACTCAGTGGGCCAGATGTGTGACTCAGTGGGCCGGATGTGTGACCCGGTGGGCCGGATGTGTGACCCGGTGGGCCAGATGTGTGACCCGGTGAGCCGGATGTGTGACTCAGTGGGCCAGATGTGTGACTCAGTGGGCCGGATGTGTGACCCGGTGGGCCGGATGTGTGACCCGGTGGGCCGGATGTGTGACCCGGTGGGCCGGATGTGTGACCCGGTGGGCCGGATGTGTGACCCGGTGAGCCGGATGTGTGACCCGGTGGGCCGGATGTGTGACTCAGTGGGCCGGATGTGTGACCCGGTGGGCCGGATGTGTGACCCGGTGGGCCTCACGTTTGACTCTCCTGGTTTAGAGTTAAAGAGCTAG
- the LOC138351267 gene encoding keratin-associated protein 10-4-like, translated as MLYQVNVVPGRCCTRSMLYQADVVPGRCCTRPMLYQVNVVPGRCCTRSMLYQADVVPGRCCTRPMLYQVNVVPGRRCTRSMLYQADVVPGRCCTRSMLYQADVVPGRCCTRSMLYQVNVVPGRCCTRSMLYQVNVVPGRCCTRSMLYQVNVVPGRCCTRLMLYQVNVVPGRCCTRPMLYQADVVPGQCCTRSMLYQADVVPGQCCTRPMLYQADVVPGQCCTRPMLYQADVVPGRCCTRLMLYQVNVVPGRGCTRSMLYQADVVPGRCCTRPMLYQADVVPG; from the coding sequence ATGTTGTACCAGGTCAATGTTGTACCAGGCCGATGTTGTACCAGGTCAATGTTGTACCAGGCCGATGTTGTACCAGGCCGATGTTGTACCAGGCCGATGTTGTACCAGGTCAATGTTGTACCAGGCCGATGTTGTACCAGGTCAATGTTGTACCAGGCCGATGTTGTACCAGGCCGATGTTGTACCAGGCCGATGTTGTACCAGGTCAATGTTGTACCAGGCCGACGTTGTACCAGGTCAATGTTGTACCAGGCTGATGTTGTACCAGGCCGATGTTGTACCAGGTCAATGTTGTACCAGGCCGATGTTGTACCAGGCCGATGTTGTACCAGGTCAATGTTGTACCAGGTCAATGTTGTACCAGGCCGATGTTGTACCAGGTCAATGTTGTACCAGGTCAATGTTGTACCAGGCCGATGTTGTACCAGGTCAATGTTGTACCAGGTCAATGTTGTACCAGGCCGATGTTGTACCAGGCTGATGTTGTACCAGGTCAATGTTGTACCAGGCCGATGTTGTACCAGGCCGATGTTGTACCAGGCCGATGTTGTACCAGGTCAATGTTGTACCAGGTCAATGTTGTACCAGGCCGATGTTGTACCAGGTCAATGTTGTACCAGGCCGATGTTGTACCAGGCCGATGTTGTACCAGGTCAATGTTGTACCAGGCCGATGTTGTACCAGGCCGATGTTGTACCAGGCCGATGTTGTACCAGGCTGATGTTGTACCAGGTCAATGTTGTACCAGGCCGTGGCTGTACCAGGTCAATGTTGTACCAGGCCGATGTTGTACCAGGCCGATGTTGTACCAGGCCGATGTTGTACCAGGCCGATGTTGTACCAGGCTGA
- the LOC123763259 gene encoding uncharacterized protein — protein MNMDDVNGAKYALRTKSIIKRIESEKNRATSKRREPKEKQKPPPLSKYRRKTANARERNRMKEINDAFVTLQKAIPDLPGADAEKLTKITVLRLAVNYINALAGVLNEEAFGPKDIDGVRKVWCIENAHMARPEHCVRPVITTCKMPASNMGKSTKCCATNKPHNKVSKPKCSLVPKMNDNKCKNMIGGKVPTKRPNKSKSKTKICKTASIATSNGAYITLKNVALQTPPHRLGRYANNEPLMMSMTVKRPRMEHLSGPREAKMPRLVPLMPMVAVNQPLLALTPYATDFLHVPASIPGHDTPEPMVGATPFTPRRPSNLNTSSFFTQSDNISVNVIQELDSPVVRNDVLLEFPRSGRHLSDSSSGDSAFSSEGSFPPSPIMGPVFTTPVPVPVGDSSPTFSVTSSDFSGCGSASDCESALAAPGELCNLLGDEPFEDELDHLTLTFAEGDDTLNLFLAHTSSNFICPDIDEC, from the coding sequence ATGAATATGGATGACGTGAATGGGGCCAAATATGCCCTGAGGACTAAGTCAATCATCAAGAGAATAGAGTCGGAGAAGAACAGAGCGACGTCGAAGAGGAGAGAGCCCAAGGAGAAGCAGAAACCTCCGCCGCTCAGCAAGTACCGACGCAAGACGGCCAACGCCCGCGAGAGGAACAGAATGAAGGAAATCAACGACGCCTTCGTCACGCTGCAGAAGGCCATTCCAGACCTTCCCGGAGCCGAcgccgagaagctgacgaagatcACGGTCTTGCGGCTCGCCGTGAATTATATCAACGCCCTGGCAGGTGTGCTCAACGAAGAGGCATTCGGCCCGAAGGATATTGACGGCGTGCGGAAAGTTTGGTGTATAGAGAACGCTCACATGGCGCGGCCGGAGCACTGTGTACGACCGGTCATTACAACGTGCAAAATGCCCGCCAGTAACATGGGCAAGAGTACTAAGTGTTGTGCTACCAACAAACCTCATAACAAAGTGTCCAAGCCTAAGTGCTCCTTAGTGCCGAAAATGAACGATAATAAGTGTAAAAATATGATCGGTGGGAAAGTACCGACCAAGCGGCCAAACAAAtcgaaaagtaaaaccaaaatatGTAAAACAGCGAGTATAGCGACCAGCAACGGCGCGTATATCACCCTCAAGAACGTGGCCCTCCAGACCCCGCCGCACAGGCTCGGCAGATACGCCAACAATGAACCACTGATGATGTCCATGACGGTCAAGAGACCGAGAATGGAGCATTTATCAGGGCCTCGAGAGGCCAAAATGCCTCGCCTAGTACCTCTAATGCCCATGGTGGCTGTCAATCAGCCCCTGCTGGCCCTCACGCCCTACGCCACGGATTTCCTGCACGTGCCTGCCTCCATACCCGGCCACGACACCCCTGAGCCGATGGTGGGCGCCACGCCCTTCACACCACGACGACCATCCAACCTCAACACGTCGTCTTTCTTCACTCAGAGCGACAACATTTCCGTCAATGTCATTCAAGAGCTCGACAGTCCAGTCGTTCGGAATGACGTGCTGCTTGAGTTCCCGCGAAGTGGAAGACACTTGAGCGATTCTTCGAGTGGCGATTCAGCCTTCTCCAGCGAAGGCTCCTTCCCTCCTAGTCCCATAATGGGACCCGTCTTCACGACCCCCGTCCCAGTACCCGTAGGGGACAGCTCTCCTACCTTCTCAGTCACCTCCAGCGACTTCTCTGGTTGCGGGTCGGCGTCGGACTGCGAGAGTGCGCTAGCGGCGCCCGGAGAACTCTGCAACCTGCTGGGGGATGAGCCCTTCGAGGACGAGCTTGACCACCTGACTCTAACGTTCGCCGAGGGTGACGACACGCTCAATCTCTTCCTCGCTCACACGTCCTCGAACTTCATCTGCCCCGATATTGATGAATGTTAG